One region of Candidatus Poribacteria bacterium genomic DNA includes:
- the der gene encoding ribosome biogenesis GTPase Der, whose protein sequence is METGHPIVAIVGRPNVGKSSLFNRIAGNSQQPAAVRDQQENLFAEGFRKPKVSKGSRSSRRFAVVHDTPGVTRDRNYADVEWADRPFTIVDTGGLDVDPDDRLIDNVQSQVDAALAEASLVLFVVDARTGIMPHDLIVADKLRAADKPICLVVNKVDSEQFRNEAAEFYRLGLEEPMWTSCVQNDGIRELLDRVVETLPETDETVHHAPAAIKIAIVGRPNVGKSSLINNLLGEERMIVDDRPGTTRDAVNIRIVHDNIPFEVVDTAGMRRKSVISDELESVTVKRAIHSIRQSDVAVLVLDVTEDVAQQDKTIANFIERQGKASILVMNKWDLIVDKNNTTHPAFMDTIDAQLPRLGYVPRVFVSALTGQRVTQILETALEVYREYCTHIPTPALNDLLLELRNAHPPPRVKGARPALKYITQVETKPPTFLIFGRNVHRVQQPYESYLINNIREEFGFHGTPIRIFYRRS, encoded by the coding sequence ATGGAAACTGGACACCCCATTGTTGCGATTGTCGGCAGACCGAATGTCGGAAAATCATCGCTCTTCAATCGAATCGCTGGAAATAGCCAGCAGCCAGCAGCCGTCAGGGATCAGCAAGAAAATCTCTTTGCTGAAGGTTTCCGAAAACCGAAGGTTTCCAAAGGCTCCCGTTCCTCGCGTAGATTCGCCGTTGTCCATGATACTCCGGGCGTAACGCGCGATAGGAACTATGCAGATGTAGAATGGGCGGATCGTCCGTTTACCATTGTTGATACGGGTGGTTTGGACGTTGATCCGGATGATCGACTTATTGATAACGTTCAATCACAAGTAGATGCCGCTTTGGCTGAAGCGAGCCTTGTGCTTTTCGTCGTTGACGCGCGAACCGGTATCATGCCACACGACCTAATCGTCGCTGACAAACTCAGAGCCGCTGACAAACCGATTTGTCTCGTCGTTAACAAGGTAGATAGCGAGCAATTTCGCAATGAAGCCGCCGAGTTTTATAGGCTTGGCCTGGAAGAACCGATGTGGACCTCCTGTGTCCAAAACGATGGGATACGAGAACTGCTTGACCGGGTCGTAGAAACTCTGCCGGAAACTGACGAAACAGTCCACCACGCACCTGCAGCAATAAAAATTGCGATTGTCGGTAGACCGAATGTCGGAAAATCATCCCTTATCAACAATCTGTTGGGTGAAGAACGGATGATTGTTGATGACCGACCCGGCACGACGCGTGATGCGGTGAATATACGGATCGTTCACGATAACATCCCTTTTGAGGTCGTTGACACAGCCGGCATGCGACGTAAATCGGTTATCAGCGATGAACTTGAATCCGTCACTGTGAAACGTGCGATACACAGCATTCGCCAAAGCGATGTCGCCGTACTCGTGCTGGATGTAACCGAAGATGTCGCACAGCAAGATAAGACAATCGCCAATTTCATTGAACGGCAGGGGAAAGCCTCCATTTTAGTCATGAATAAATGGGACCTCATCGTCGATAAGAATAACACGACACACCCAGCGTTTATGGATACGATAGATGCGCAGCTCCCACGACTCGGCTACGTCCCACGCGTTTTTGTTTCTGCACTAACTGGACAACGCGTTACCCAAATATTGGAAACTGCCCTTGAAGTTTACCGTGAGTATTGCACCCATATCCCGACACCAGCACTCAACGACCTGCTTCTGGAGTTGCGCAACGCGCACCCGCCCCCGCGCGTTAAGGGCGCGCGACCTGCACTCAAATATATCACGCAAGTGGAGACAAAACCGCCGACTTTCCTAATCTTTGGACGAAACGTCCATCGTGTGCAGCAGCCGTATGAATCATATCTTATCAACAACATTCGGGAAGAATTTGGATTTCACGGCACACCGATACGGATCTTTTATCGTAGGTCATAA
- a CDS encoding D-glycerate dehydrogenase, with the protein MSRFKVFITRPIPEEIRAKIEAECDVDMWHTSAILPPIAERIPPLDGLLTYGHELVTPEMIATAPNLKAISVMGVGYDHVHVGACEERGIAVGHTPGVLSDTTADMTMALLLAAARNIVPAYNHVQVSKEWKYYDPNILWGTDVHHATLGIVGMGRIGHAVAKRARAFDMRVLYYKRERREDWEQELGVEYVTLENLLETSDFVTLHVPLTEETTHLIGEAELALMKETAILVNIARGPVVDHYALHNALKDGQIAGAAVDVTEPEPINTDHPLLDLDNVIIAPHLGSATVQTRMKMATMAMENLLAGLKGEQLPYAAFQPNFLIGVSSQ; encoded by the coding sequence TTGTCACGATTTAAAGTTTTTATCACACGTCCTATCCCTGAAGAAATTCGTGCGAAGATCGAAGCGGAATGCGACGTTGATATGTGGCATACGAGTGCTATTCTGCCGCCTATTGCCGAAAGGATCCCCCCTCTTGATGGATTGCTAACTTATGGACATGAACTGGTCACTCCAGAAATGATCGCTACTGCACCGAATCTTAAAGCGATCTCTGTTATGGGAGTCGGTTATGACCACGTCCACGTTGGTGCCTGTGAAGAACGGGGAATCGCGGTAGGACATACGCCCGGTGTCCTCAGTGATACCACCGCCGACATGACCATGGCACTCCTACTCGCCGCTGCACGAAATATCGTTCCCGCCTACAACCATGTCCAAGTTTCTAAGGAGTGGAAGTACTACGACCCAAACATCCTTTGGGGTACTGATGTGCACCACGCGACATTGGGGATTGTCGGTATGGGACGAATTGGACATGCAGTTGCGAAACGCGCAAGAGCCTTTGATATGCGCGTCCTCTATTACAAACGTGAACGTAGAGAGGACTGGGAACAGGAACTTGGGGTGGAGTATGTAACGCTTGAAAATCTTCTGGAAACCTCTGATTTCGTGACGCTCCACGTGCCGCTAACCGAGGAAACAACACACCTCATTGGCGAAGCGGAACTTGCTTTGATGAAAGAGACAGCCATCTTAGTCAACATCGCGAGAGGTCCCGTCGTTGACCACTACGCTTTACACAATGCCCTCAAAGATGGACAAATTGCCGGTGCAGCTGTCGATGTAACCGAACCCGAACCGATTAATACCGACCACCCGCTCCTCGACTTAGACAATGTTATCATCGCACCGCATCTTGGTAGCGCTACCGTTCAAACACGAATGAAAATGGCAACAATGGCGATGGAAAATTTACTCGCCGGTTTGAAGGGA